A genomic stretch from Pochonia chlamydosporia 170 chromosome 4, whole genome shotgun sequence includes:
- a CDS encoding osmosensor protein (similar to Metarhizium acridum CQMa 102 XP_007808390.1): MEHSRQYGGRKRMSLGNILGDPFALATISISLVGPPFSAHWLSTCFGTLAWFITFISCVIAQVQANQKKGLPASDNPDGNFPPFAWWAVVYSLFLIIGVFVVVASDAIQTYHVAVTGYLAGGMVLVTSGVNSLVYSKNGAREAAAAGFILLSMVVIVWIFYFGSTPSSTPRAFLDSFALTKDSSAVHSQAMNGYGGTGRPETSNSVQPPQMYTSAQLNGFENPSPVGGASQAPPAPSMPSYGNNTLQPNSKPNDEEVLPPTEYPYQAKAIYSYEANPSDANEISFNKHEILDVSDVSGRWWQARRRGTGETGIAPSNYLILL, from the exons ATGGAACACTCACGACAATACGGCGGCCGAAAGCGAATGTCATTGGGCAACATTCTCGGTGACCCTTTTGCGCTGGCtaccatttccatttctctTGTTGGTCCTCCCTTTTCCGCCCATTGGCTCAGCACATGTTTCGGCACT CTTGCTTGGTTTATTACCTTTATCTCCTGCGTCATTGCACAAGTCCAGGCCAATCAAAAGAAGGGACTTCCCGCCTCTGACAACCCCGACGGCAACTTTCCGCCATTCGCTTGGTGGGCAGTCGTGTACAGCTTGTTTCTCATCATcggcgtcttcgtcgtcgtcgctaGCGATGCTATCCAGACCTACCACGTTGCCGTTACCGGCTATCTCGCTGGAGGAATGGTCCTGGTGACCTCTGGGGTTAACTCGCTAGTGTATTCCAAGAATGGTGCCAGGGAGGCCGCGGCTGCTGGTTTCATTCTTTTGTccatggtggtgattgtcTGGATCTTCTACTTTggttcaacaccatcctcaacaCCCCGAGCGTTCTTGGATTCATTTGCCCTTACGAAGGACTCTTCCGCAGTGCACAGCCAAGCAATGAATGGATATGGTGGTACTGGCCGACCCGAAACGTCCAACTCGGTCCAACCACCGCAAATGTACACATCCGCCCAACTCAACGGTTTCGAGAACCCTTCGCCTGTGGGCGGTGCTTCTCAGGCTCCACCAGCCCCCAGCATGCCTTCATACGGCAACAACACATTGCAACCGAACAGCAAGCCCAACGACGAAGAGGTGCTGCCCCCCACCGAGTATCCTTATCAGGCCAAAGCCATCTACAGCTACGAGGCCAACCCTTCAGATGCAAACGAGATTTCCTTCAACAAGCACGAAATCCTGGATGTATCGGACGTCAGTGGACGCTGGTGGCAAGCAAGGAGACGAGGCACTGGCGAAACCGGCATCGCTCCCAGCAACTACCTCATACTGTTATGA
- a CDS encoding prolyl aminopeptidase (secreted protein) (similar to Metarhizium robertsii ARSEF 23 XP_007817759.1) — translation MLLSLLLLPVTTALQAANFNISTPLAEAHACTAPCQRRLNNTIPADISLVGLNLNPFYTTAANFSSSLPPGQILKLQPVDPSTLTIDGGATIFRIQYTSLDFDNSTVPVTGFIAFPYTPHFSPQTSPHKPKYRLAAFAHGTIGIFPGCAPSNGPALYDYSTWQPVLERGYAVVATDYAGLGNNYTTHKYLSFPAHVHDIYYAVEAARSLFPTSFTKEWISFGHSQGGGAVWKLAESKHAHKHSNYLGSVAIAPATFFIHQLLDSLNSTSEKGVGAGFLPYLPIAAQRVIPTYKEEILSPVLRNRTQLAIKAQLCLNTVLGLSLDLNASEIVSVAGAKRDIPTLLRWEGMVAPAQGVKTSAPVFVVQGQNDTAVSWRTTVQAWERSCGVGNEVHLRLFPTQGHRPSLTAGAAEWLGWMDYRFERRGETEGDGRCSKVVRAPFNIEYVRAPTDLDLKPFLR, via the coding sequence atGCTCCTctctctgctcctcctccccgtAACCACGGCCCTCCAAGCcgccaacttcaacatctcaaccCCCCTCGCCGAAGCCCACGCCTGCACAGCCCCCTGCCAGCGCCGTCtaaacaacaccatccccgCGGACATATCCCTCGTAggcctcaacctcaacccctTCtacaccaccgccgccaacttctcctcctccctaCCCCCAGGCCAGATCCTCAAACTCCAGCCCGTGGACCCTTCAACACTGACTATCGACGGCGGCGCAACCATCTTCCGCATCCAGTACACATCtctcgactttgacaactCCACCGTCCCGGTGACAGGCTTCATTGCCTTTCCCTACACGCCGCATTTCTCTCCTCAAACTTCCCCTCACAAACCAAAATACAGACTCGCGGCGTTTGCCCACGGCACAATTGGCATATTCCCCGGGTGCGCGCCGTCCAACGGTCCCGCCCTCTACGACTATTCTACATGGCAGCCCGTCCTGGAGCGCGGCTATGCCGTCGTGGCAACAGACTACGCCGGCCTAGGGAACAACTACACCACACACAAGTATCTCAGCTTCCCAGCCCACGTACACGACATATACTACGCCGTGGAAGCAGCACGCTCCCTCTTCCCCACGTCCTTCACCAAAGAATGGATCTCGTTCGGCCACTCCCAAGGCGGAGGAGCAGTCTGGAAACTCGCAGAGAGCAAACACGCCCACAAACACTCAAACTACCTAGGCAGCGTGGCCATCGCCCCCGCCACATTCTTCATCCACCAGCTCCTCGACTCCCTCAACTCAACTTCCGAAAAAGGCGTCGGCGCCGGCTTCCTACCATACTTGCCCATCGCAGCGCAGCGCGTCATCCCCACGTACAAAGAGGAGATTCTATCGCCCGTGCTACGAAACAGGACACAGCTAGCCATCAAGGCGCAGTTATGTCTGAATACGGTGCTCGGACTGAGTCTGGACCTCAACGCCAGTGAGATTGTGTCCGTGGCCGGCGCAAAGAGAGATATACCCACGCTGTTGAGGTGGGAGGGGATGGTTGCGCCTGCGCAGGGGGTAAAGACTTCCGCGCCGGTTTTTGTAGTCCAGGGCCAGAATGATACGGCTGTGTCGTGGAGGACGACGGTTCAGGCGTGGGAAAGGTCGTGTGGTGTGGGTAATGAGGTGCATTTGAGGTTGTTTCCTACGCAGGGACATCGGCCGAGTTTGACGGCTGGGGCGGCGGAGTGgcttggctggatggatTATCGGTTtgagaggagaggagagaCGGAGGGGGATGGGAGGTGTAGCAAGGTTGTGAGGGCGCCGTTTAATATTGAGTATGTTAGGGCTCCTACGGATTTGGACTTGAAGCCGTTTCTGCGGTAG
- a CDS encoding mitotic spindle biogenesis protein Spc19 (similar to Metarhizium acridum CQMa 102 XP_007808392.1) yields the protein MATTASAPGPASYADCVSSLRSSLRFLESSVETLDGGVSDFPRLIKVLKTVRHYELIPQTTLATAEASLRDEIGPYIALLLSRADAQIERQERRIETLKARAELQQGRLSRPEDGDKKTAAKGRKLTGEDKLRARIVRQRKEALRYGVERLELEVLQKERELRKRLDT from the exons ATGGCCACGACGGCCTCCGCCCCCGGTCCGGCATCATATGCCGACTGCGTCTCATCGTTGCGCAGCTCCCTCAGGTTTCTTGAATCGTCGGTAGAGACGCTGGATGGCGGTGTATCCGACTTTCCACGACTCATCAAGGTTTTGAAGACTGTCAGA CACTACGAACTTATTCCACAAACAACGCTTGCTACTGCTGAAGCCTCACTCCGAGACGAGATCGGACCGTACATTGCACTCTTACTTTCTCGAGCTGACGCACAAATTGAACGACAAGAACGACGAATTGAAACTCTCAAGGCTCGAGCAGAACTTCAACAGGGCCGTCTTTCCCGACCCGAAGACGGCGATAAAAAGACGGCGGCCAAGGGTCGCAAATTGACCGGGGAAGACAAGCTAAGAGCACGCATTGTTCGCCAACGCAAAGAAGCGCTCCGCTATGGAGTGGAACGGCTAGAACTTGAGGTTCTACAAAAAGAACGGGAATTGCGGAAGCGACTTGACACATAA